A DNA window from Macadamia integrifolia cultivar HAES 741 unplaced genomic scaffold, SCU_Mint_v3 scaffold433, whole genome shotgun sequence contains the following coding sequences:
- the LOC122068590 gene encoding PLASMODESMATA CALLOSE-BINDING PROTEIN 3-like gives MERLAELKVALVVVVVLGGGVVEGQSWCVAVSNINSQSLQTALDYACGAGADCTPIQASGLCYQPNTVQSHASYAFNSYYQRMGEATGACVFGGTATIATSDPSYGSCVYPSSQSAAGGNTSTTTPTSTTPTTTTPTSTTPFYGLGPSSAYPSTTTNRASFRTPITIVLPSSLLLLSLVYSLM, from the exons ATGGAAAGATTGGCGGAGCTGAAGGTGgctttggtggtggtggtggtcttAGGTGGAGGGGTAGTAGAAGGGCAGAGCTGGTGCGTGGCGGTGAGTAACATAAACTCTCAGTCGCTGCAGACGGCGTTGGACTATGCATGTGGTGCAGGTGCAGATTGTACACCCATCCAAGCTAGCGGGCTTTGCTACCAACCTAATACTGTGCAGTCTCACGCCTCTTACGCCTTCAATAGCTACTACCAACGCATGGGAGAGGCCACTGGCGCCTGCGTCTTCGGTGGCACTGCTACTATTGCCACCTCTGATCCCA GTTATGGATCTTGTGTTTACCCATCCTCCCAAAG TGCGGCTGGAGGAAACACATCGACCACCACACCAACATCGACGACACCGACCACGACAACGCCAACATCAACTACACCGTTCTACGGTTTAGGGCCAAGCTCAGCATACCCCTCCACCACCACTAACAGAGCTTCTTTCCGGACACCAATTACTATTGTCTTGCCTTCCTCCTTGTTACTGCTTTCACTTGTTTATTCACTCATGTAA